The sequence AAAATGATTACTAAAAAACCAGGTTTCTATAGAACTTACGCTGCTTTAGTTTTGGAAAATGGAGATGCTGAAAAAGCTAAAAAAGTATTTGCTGAAGCAAGAAATATGTTTCCTGATGATGCTGACTTGAAAGCAGATGAAGCAAAATTTTATTATAATTTAGGTTTTAATGAGTTAAAAGAAGATAAAGTAATAGTTGATGAGATTAACGCAAATCTTGATAATAGGGATACGTATGATAAGCTTATGATTAGGAGGAGAGCTATATTTAAAAAAGCATTACCTTTCTTTGAAAAAGCTTATGAAATTATGCCATCAGATGGAGATTCTAAGAAATTAATGAATATGTGTTATGATGTTTTAGATATGAAAGACAAAATAATCAAATAGATATAAAAAAGCTCCGAAAAATTTCGGAGCTTTTTTATTTAAATAATTTTTTTAATTACTCTTAATTTATGAGTGTGTCGATTGGTTTCTGCATTATAAATTCCTAAATGATCTAATCTATCGATTCTTACTTTTCCTGATGCATGGATAATATAATTGTTTTCCATCATAATTCCAACATGAGTAATGTTGCCTTCTTCATTGTCAAAAAAAGCTAAATCTCCAGGTTCACTTTCTTCAATGAAACTTAAGGCTTCGCCTTGGGTACATTGTTGAGAAGCGTCTCTAAGAATTTTATATCCATTCAACTTGTAAACCATTTGAGTGAAACCAGAACAGTCAATTCCAAATGGTGTTTTTCCGCCCCATAAATAAGGAGTGTTTAAATACATTAACGCAGTTGTAATGATATTTGATTTGTTTTTTATACCAGATACCTTTAAACCGTCAAATATACCGAATTCTTTTATTGTTTTGTTTTCAATAAAAGAAATGCAACTACCTAGCGGTATAGGTATTAATTGATTGTTAGCTGTACTTATGTATTCAATTAAATCTCCATTAAGTATAATTTCGTTATCTTCAATAGAGTTGTATTGCTCTTCATTAATGTAAATGAATTGTTTATTATCAATCCAACCTTCGTAATTGTCGAATGCTGTAGTAATTTTGGTCCATTTGTTATCCATTTGTTCCAAAATTTTGAAATGATCACCAAATAGTAACTGCGAAACCTGTTCGCTTCTATCTGAAGGCTCAAGTCGAATCGGTACAATTGCTAAGTTAGAAATTCCAAACATTTAATGAAAGTGTGTGTTAATATTATGTTTTATGCTTTTTCAATTACAATAGCAGAAGCACCACCTCCACCATTACAAATTGCAGCAGCACCTAATTTCGCATTATTTTGGTTAAGTACATTTAATAAAGTTACAATAATTCTTGCACCAGAACACCCTAGTGGATGACCTAATGAAACAGCACCACCGTTAACATTTATTTTGTTGTTGTCTAAGCCTAGTATTTTAGCATTAGCTAAACTAACAACAGAAAAAGCTTCATTAAATTCAAAAAATTCGATATCTGAAAGTGAAAGATTTGCTTTTTCTAAAGCTTTAGGAAGTGCTTTAGATGGAGCGGTAGTGAACCACTTTGGTTCATGTGCAGCATCTGCATATGATTTTATGTATGCTAATGGTTTTAATCCTAAAGCATTTGCTTTTTCTTCACTCATTAGGACTAATGCCGCCGCCCCATCATTAATTGTTGAAGCATTTGCTGCTGTTACTGTTCCTTCTTTTGTGAATACCGCAGATAAAGCTGGAATTTTCTCTAACTTGACATTAGTGTGCTCTTCATCTTTTGAAATAATAATTGCATCACCACGTCTTTGTGGAACTTCTACAGGAACAATTTCAGAATCATATTTTCCAGCATCCCAAGCTGCAGCAGATCTTTTGTATGATTGAATAGCGAAATTATCTTGATCTTCTCTAGTGATTTTGTGTTCTGTAGCACATAAATCAGCAGCAACACCCATAGCATTGTTGTCATATGCATCAATTAAACCGTCTTTTTGCATTCCGTCTACAAGAGAGGTTGGTCCGAATTTTACTCCATTTCTCATGTGAACATAGTGAGGTATTAAGCTCATGTTTTCCATTCCTCCAGCAACTACTACATCAGCATCACCACACATGATTGCTTGTGCTCCTTGCATAACAGCTTTCATACCGCTTGCGCAAACTTTATTAATTGTTGTACATGGTACAGTATCTGGTATACCTGCATAAATAGCTGCTTGTCTAGCCGGAGCTTGCCCATTTCCTGCTTGAACAACATTTCCCATTAAAACTTCATCTACCTCTTTTGGATCAAGGTTAATTTTGTCTAATGCACCTTTTAT is a genomic window of Flavobacterium jumunjinense containing:
- a CDS encoding acetyl-CoA C-acyltransferase; the protein is MNKKVVIVSAVRTPIGSFMGALSSVPATKLGATAIKGALDKINLDPKEVDEVLMGNVVQAGNGQAPARQAAIYAGIPDTVPCTTINKVCASGMKAVMQGAQAIMCGDADVVVAGGMENMSLIPHYVHMRNGVKFGPTSLVDGMQKDGLIDAYDNNAMGVAADLCATEHKITREDQDNFAIQSYKRSAAAWDAGKYDSEIVPVEVPQRRGDAIIISKDEEHTNVKLEKIPALSAVFTKEGTVTAANASTINDGAAALVLMSEEKANALGLKPLAYIKSYADAAHEPKWFTTAPSKALPKALEKANLSLSDIEFFEFNEAFSVVSLANAKILGLDNNKINVNGGAVSLGHPLGCSGARIIVTLLNVLNQNNAKLGAAAICNGGGGASAIVIEKA
- a CDS encoding C40 family peptidase yields the protein MFGISNLAIVPIRLEPSDRSEQVSQLLFGDHFKILEQMDNKWTKITTAFDNYEGWIDNKQFIYINEEQYNSIEDNEIILNGDLIEYISTANNQLIPIPLGSCISFIENKTIKEFGIFDGLKVSGIKNKSNIITTALMYLNTPYLWGGKTPFGIDCSGFTQMVYKLNGYKILRDASQQCTQGEALSFIEESEPGDLAFFDNEEGNITHVGIMMENNYIIHASGKVRIDRLDHLGIYNAETNRHTHKLRVIKKII